A single window of Pieris rapae chromosome 4, ilPieRapa1.1, whole genome shotgun sequence DNA harbors:
- the LOC111003071 gene encoding collagen alpha-1(X) chain, with protein MAMVISQTTKAAIGGFLALMILGAVLVVGAAFGWFDPKREDEDTPAKISARLQGRTSYVTHRAVNPDENRLPIVSHSSPFVHKGQKGDRLAEDGDLGPSGAGRPERPNTNISSQCKCSINDISVMLTNIPSMRGPPGPQGPTGADGTTGAPGKTGQMGEQGPLGPAGPKGDRGDRGESGMPGVEGQPGPKGEPGSDGTPGLQGPPGPPGPPGPVTPTLLESTGLYGADRIPGPPGDRGPMGLAGPPGERGYTGNKGEKGLHGSKGDKGERGYTGARGPHGAKGERGQAGKDGLPGLPGSHGRPAEKGEKGGRGLPGPPGPSLTAVSENSVLGDLARTGPRDIAKLKGDKGERGEKGEKGTRGIEGPQGFPGNDGKAGERGDIGPSGLPGTQGATGLTGPKGDKGDSGPPGPVAISREEAVIMTKGDKGEPGPRGKRGHPGAPGPRGAPGLPGPPGIPGTNGVSGDIGLPGWTGPPGIAGPPGTQGPKGEKGEPGIALADLEKLKGDKGERGLDGTPGTNGKEGPRGPPGPPGTSSNVQYIPVPGPPGPPGPPGTSNTNELPLDTLTDSPGINRLETTAGKPRDALQILRNLNNLMQYRQGAYHFAEPLDSLSESGDYDDEEDGRTIIGTVLFKTTDSLLRLGAKNPRGTLAYVIQEQALLIRVNNGWQYVSMGSLLAVHNSPGNGPTRTPLQNILETSSLVHHKSPVGEGPVLRLAALNEPHTGDMHGVSSTNYECHRQAQRAGLDGTFRAFISSRVQNIDSIVSWVDREIPVVNIRGDVLFNSWGEMFDGSGALFAHAPRIYSFSGKNVLTDPGWTQKAVWHGASPNGEPAMDAYCDAWHSSNPEKFGLASSLRSNKLLDQETYTCSSRLIVLCIEATPVDTARRKKRSKYRTDKLHFLKDIEQRNETRNI; from the exons gtgAATCCAGATGAAAACCGATTACCCATCGTATCCCACTCTTCGCCAT ttGTTCACAAAGGACAGAAAGGCgat AGATTAGCCGAGGACGGAGATTTGGGACCTTCCGGAGCGGGAAGACCGGAACGGCCTAATAccaat ATATCATCTCAATGCAAATGCAGCATCAACGACATATCCGTAATGCTGACGAACATACCAAGCATGCGTGGTCCTCCAGGTCCTCAGGGACCTACTGGCGCAGATGGTACTACCGGGGCACCTGGAAAAACG GGACAAATGGGAGAACAAGGGCCACTTGGTCCAGCAGGACCAAAAGGTGACAGAGGAGATAGAGGTGAATCCGGTATGCCAGGGGTTGAAGGACAACCAGGTCCAAAGGGGGAACCTGGATCTGATGGTACTCCTGGGCTTCAGGGCCCACCTGGGCCTCCTGGACCTCCTGGACCTGTCACTCCAACCTTATTG GAATCAACGGGATTATACGGGGCTGATAGGATCCCTGGCCCACCGGGGGATAGAGGTCCGATGGGTCTCGCAGGTCCACCCGGCGAAAGAGGATATACCGGCAATAAAGGGGAGAAAGGATTACACGGATCCAAAGGGGACAAAGGGGAAAGG GGTTATACGGGAGCGCGAGGCCCACACGGCGCGAAGGGCGAACGCGGCCAAGCCGGTAAAGACGGGCTGCCCGGTCTCCCAGGCTCTCACGGCCGACCGGCGGAAAAAGGCGAGAAAG gTGGTCGGGGTCTACCTGGACCGCCGGGGCCTTCTTTGACTGCGGTTTCTGAAAATTCTGTACTGGGAGACCTTGCGAGAACAG GGCCGCGAGACATCGCTAAACTCAAGGGTGATAAAGGAGAACGAGGCGAAAAG GGCGAAAAAGGAACGCGTGGTATCGAAGGTCCACAAGGATTTCCGGGTAACGATGGAAAGGCGGGGGAACGCGGAGATATTGGTCCCTCAGGACTCCCTGGGACGCAAGGTGCTACAGGATTAACTGGACCCAAAGGTGACAAAGGAGATTCTGGACCCCCCGGTCCTGTTGCCATATCTAGAGAAGAAGCTGTTATTATGACCAAG GGTGATAAAGGTGAACCCGGTCCTAGGGGAAAAAGAGGTCACCCTGGAGCTCCTGGACCAAGAGGAGCGCCGGGTCTGCCTGGTCCCCCAGGAATTCCTGGTACTAATGGAGTATCTGGGGACATTGGTCTACCTGGGTGGACT GGTCCACCTGGGATCGCCGGCCCTCCGGGCACTCAGGGTCCAAAAGGTGAAAAGGGGGAGCCGGGAATTGCTTTAGCGGACCTTGAAAAG TTGAAGGGTGATAAAGGTGAACGAGGTTTAGATGGAACTCCAGGTACAAATGGTAAGGAGGGGCCCCGAGGTCCACCTGGACCTCCAGGGACCTCTTCAAACGTTCAGTACATCCCTGTGCCGGGTCCTCCCGGGCCCCCGGGACCACCAGGAACAAGTAACACGAACGAACTTCCATTGGACACTTTGACAGATAGCCCGGGAATTAATCGTCTTGAAACAACGGCAG GAAAACCGCGTGACGCACTGCAAATacttagaaatttaaataatttgatgcaGTATCGACAAGGAGCGTACC atttcgCGGAACCTTTAGATTCGCTGAGTGAAAGTGGTGATTATGACGACGAAGAGGATGGAAGGACTATTATTGGAACTGTCTTATTCAAAACCACGGATTCATTACTACGG TTGGGTGCAAAGAATCCTCGAGGTACTCTGGCATATGTCATTCAAGAGCAAGCACTGCTTATTCGCGTTAACAATGGATGGCAATATGTTTCA ATGGGGTCCCTGTTGGCTGTACACAACTCACCTGGCAACGGGCCCACTCGAACGCCACTACAGAATATTCTAGAAACTTCTAGTTTAGTGCATCACAAGAGTCCCGTGGGAGAAGGCCCAGTG CTTCGTCTAGCTGCGTTGAATGAACCGCATACGGGTGACATGCACGGAGTAAGCAGTACCAATTACGAGTGCCACAGACAAGCACAGAGAGCCGGCCTCGATGGCACTTTCCGTGCTTTCATCTCTTCAAG GGTCCAAAACATAGATTCAATAGTGAGTTGGGTTGATCGTGAAATACCAGTTGTGAACATACGTGGTGACGTGCTGTTCAACTCTTGGGGAGAGATGTTCGATGGATCCGGTGCATTGTTTGCACATGCACCGAGAATCTACAGTTTCAGTGGGAAGAACGTGTTGACTGACCCTGGCTG GACACAAAAAGCAGTATGGCACGGCGCAAGTCCGAACGGTGAGCCAGCGATGGATGCCTACTGTGACGCGTGGCACAGTAGCAACCCAGAGAAGTTCGGCCTTGCCTCCTCACTGCGCTCCAATAAATTGCTAGATCAAGAGAC ATATACGTGTAGTTCAAGGCTCATCGTATTATGTATTGAAGCCACGCCCGTTGACACAGCCAGAAGAAAAAAACGATCCAA GTATCGCACAGACAAATTGCATTTTCTGAAAGACATCGAACAACGGAACGAAACTAGAAATATATAG